The Candidatus Fermentibacter sp. genome includes a window with the following:
- a CDS encoding MFS transporter → MRSLARRNPLAERIGLSGNLGRMMIGVALMAAAGNVFSSVMPDFLFNVLRVGGETRGALEVPRELPGFLQVVLVGLVAGMARGRALSICFLAGVVSFLVLAVAGSSFAVFMACMLLWSAGMHLYVPLRDALAMDLGPGRGRGWILGTVGAYRSAGLMLGTGIVWVVLGRIHGGFGAVYGAAAVVLALGFALTMAIPRVRGDRTEGEPGPSMKERFVLRREYRLYYILAILFGARKQIFLTFAPWLLVSLFDQKAPDLALAMGAAALLGLFSKPLFGDLIDRYGEKSVLTVESILVFAMCIGYAAAPSVLARGAALAVLYSLYVLDELLFSLSMARTTYLSRIARCSGDIVPTLGLGGTLDHAVSMLVPAGAGLLWAFLGPWSVFCLAAVVAAVNLVFVRKMESR, encoded by the coding sequence GAGTCGCCCTGATGGCGGCCGCCGGAAACGTGTTCTCGTCGGTGATGCCGGACTTTCTCTTCAACGTCCTCCGCGTGGGCGGAGAAACCCGGGGGGCCCTGGAGGTCCCCAGGGAGCTCCCGGGATTCCTCCAGGTGGTCCTGGTGGGTCTGGTGGCTGGGATGGCCCGGGGGAGGGCCCTGAGCATCTGCTTCCTGGCCGGGGTGGTGAGTTTCCTAGTGCTGGCCGTCGCCGGCTCGTCCTTCGCGGTGTTCATGGCCTGCATGCTCCTCTGGTCGGCGGGCATGCACCTCTACGTACCCCTGAGGGACGCCCTGGCCATGGACCTCGGACCCGGGCGCGGGAGGGGCTGGATCCTCGGCACGGTGGGAGCCTACAGGTCCGCCGGACTGATGCTGGGAACCGGGATCGTCTGGGTCGTGCTGGGCAGGATCCATGGCGGCTTCGGCGCGGTATACGGTGCGGCCGCAGTCGTTCTGGCCCTCGGCTTCGCGCTGACCATGGCCATCCCCAGGGTGCGGGGCGACAGGACGGAGGGTGAGCCGGGGCCCTCCATGAAGGAACGGTTCGTCCTGCGCAGGGAATACAGGCTGTACTACATCCTCGCGATCCTCTTCGGGGCGAGGAAGCAGATCTTCCTGACATTCGCGCCATGGCTGCTGGTGAGCCTTTTCGACCAGAAGGCCCCCGACCTGGCTCTGGCGATGGGGGCTGCGGCGCTGCTCGGCCTGTTCTCGAAGCCGCTCTTCGGAGACCTCATAGACAGGTACGGGGAGAAGTCCGTCCTGACCGTGGAGTCGATCCTCGTGTTCGCCATGTGCATCGGGTACGCCGCTGCTCCCTCTGTCCTCGCACGGGGCGCGGCCCTGGCCGTCCTCTACTCGCTCTACGTCCTCGACGAACTCCTCTTCTCGCTGAGCATGGCCCGCACCACATACCTCTCGAGGATCGCCAGGTGCAGCGGCGACATCGTGCCGACCCTGGGCCTGGGCGGCACCCTCGACCATGCGGTCTCCATGCTGGTCCCCGCAGGTGCGGGACTCCTATGGGCGTTCCTGGGGCCCTGGTCGGTGTTCTGCCTCGCAGCCGTGGTGGCCGCCGTGAACCTCGTCTTCGTGAGGAAGATGGAATCCAGATAG